Within Mucilaginibacter inviolabilis, the genomic segment CCATCTGGTCATTGGTCATCGAAATGAAGATCTCCATTCTATTGCCCTTTTTTATCATGATCATCGCGCGCAGCAGCAAGGTGTTAAATATCATCTTTCTGTTTATAATTGTGTATTTAACTTACGATCATGCAGGTGTATGGCCCATAGGTGTTTTTTATTTGGGTATACTCATGGCAAAATATAAAGATCAAATAACACACACCATTAAATCGTGGCCGTTAATTATCTTGATCATCGTATGCTTTTTGAGCGTATTCTTATATAATATCGGGTTTGAATTTGCCGGGAAAATTCAACAGCATTATGCCCTGTTTAGCCATATCTGGAACAGCTATATGATAGCTGTAGGCAGTTGTATCATGATGATGATTGTTCTGGCTAAAAAAAGATTATCGCTGTTTTTTGAACATCCTGTTTTTACTTTTTTGGGAAACATATCTTACAGCTTTTATTTAATTCACATGCCTTTGGTAATCGCTATGAGTTCGGTATTTGTTGGGAGATATGCCTTTGGGGGGCTTTATACTTTTATAACCGCTTTTTTATTTGCTTTAATAATTAGTTACCTGATGCTTGTTTTTATTGAAAGGCCGTTTCAACAGATTGGCGCGAAGTTAGTCAGGCGGTTTAAGGTATTTCAAGTAATAACCATCTAAAACAAAACGGCCCGATAAGTTTTGCCTACCTTGCCGTTTGCCTGCCCCGGTTTGAAGATTATTTTTAATATTTTATGATCTAAAGATCATCCTTAAGGATTGATCTTTTGATACGTATGCCGTACCCCAGTTATACAGGGTTTTTAGTTTGTTACGATAATTTACCAGCGATATCAGGTGGATAAACAACCACATGAACAAGGCCATAATACCGCCAATGTGCAGCTTGTTCTTAAACAGATCAACCACCGCTTTATTCCTGCCGATGATAGCCATATCGCCCTTGTCAAAGTAGTTAAAAGCGCTTAATGGTTTACCATTTTGCATGGCTATAAAGTTTTTAGCCAGGTTGCGGCCCTGTTGTATCGCTACCTGCGCCAATTGTGGATGACCTTTTGGATAACGCTCGTCTGTTATCTGAACGCTGGCATCGCCAATAGCGTATATGTTTTCCAAACCAATTACCTGGTTATATTCATTGGTGATCATCCTGCGGCCAACACCCAGACTACTTTCCGGTATGCCCTCAAAGGTGTTTGCAGTAATACCTGCCGCCCAGATTAATGTCCCGGCTTCAATAGTTTCACCGGTTGACAGGGTGACTTCATGTTTATCATAATCCCTAACCTGTGTGTTCAATTTTACTTTTACACCCAGTCCGGAAAGTACCTTATAGGCCTCCTGGTGTGTTTTTTCGCTCATGGGGCCCAGCAGGTTTTTGCCGCCATCAACAATATAGATACCGCCCGGAGTGCCTTTCAGCTCAGGATAGTCTTTCAGGAAAATGTTCTTTTTCATTTCGGCCAGCATACCGGCAATTTCTACCCCGGTAGGGCCACCACCGGCTACTACAATGGTTAACAGTTTTTTCCGCTCGGCCAGGTCTTTGGTCATGGATGCCTGTTCCATGGTTTGCAGCAGGGCATTCCGCATGTACAGGGCATCATCAATAGTTTTCATGGGGATGGCGTTCTTTTGAACATTTTCCATCCCAAAAAAGTTTATCCT encodes:
- a CDS encoding acyltransferase family protein — encoded protein: MKEDKPTAVVHPRYKQLDSLRGLAALAVFFVHIIGKNAVNNPFVDFLKRTLLGIVFNGGAAVMFFFVLSGFVLSLPFINNEKPLQLTAFYIKRVFRIYPALLFAIVVSVLLKAFVYDKFITAPIPDIHSGEWSGFWNWHWNKEHVQELIKTFVLIGPEFNFNLLDPPIWSLVIEMKISILLPFFIMIIARSSKVLNIIFLFIIVYLTYDHAGVWPIGVFYLGILMAKYKDQITHTIKSWPLIILIIVCFLSVFLYNIGFEFAGKIQQHYALFSHIWNSYMIAVGSCIMMMIVLAKKRLSLFFEHPVFTFLGNISYSFYLIHMPLVIAMSSVFVGRYAFGGLYTFITAFLFALIISYLMLVFIERPFQQIGAKLVRRFKVFQVITI
- a CDS encoding NAD(P)/FAD-dependent oxidoreductase; this translates as MSTPKTIPAAMGNVQNAVKKIVIVGGGFAGINLAEQVAKNKNYQVILLDKNNYNYFPPLLYQVATSFLDPSDISYPFRKMFRNKRISYRMAEVVKIDSASQTVHLTNEELKYDYLVFASGARINFFGMENVQKNAIPMKTIDDALYMRNALLQTMEQASMTKDLAERKKLLTIVVAGGGPTGVEIAGMLAEMKKNIFLKDYPELKGTPGGIYIVDGGKNLLGPMSEKTHQEAYKVLSGLGVKVKLNTQVRDYDKHEVTLSTGETIEAGTLIWAAGITANTFEGIPESSLGVGRRMITNEYNQVIGLENIYAIGDASVQITDERYPKGHPQLAQVAIQQGRNLAKNFIAMQNGKPLSAFNYFDKGDMAIIGRNKAVVDLFKNKLHIGGIMALFMWLFIHLISLVNYRNKLKTLYNWGTAYVSKDQSLRMIFRS